In Populus alba chromosome 1, ASM523922v2, whole genome shotgun sequence, a single window of DNA contains:
- the LOC118034019 gene encoding chaperone protein dnaJ 8, chloroplastic: protein MASAAAVAMVGGNGCAGSSASWFQIKNRRKKNSNDKMGRDGVRFFTAASYSSPSVMDPYKTLRIQPDASESEVKKAFRQLALQYHPDVCRGSNCGVQFSLINEAYDTAMSNLREEPDESSHMYMSYEPSDQGIDEPMRGMNDTDWDMWEEWMGWEGAGIRDYSSHVNPYI, encoded by the exons ATGGCAAGTGCAGCAGCTGTTGCGATGGTGGGAGGAAATGGGTGTGCGGGGTCTTCAGCTTCTTGGTTTCAGATCAAGAATAGGAGAAAGAAGAATAGTAATGATAAGATGGGGAGAGATGGAGTCAGGTTTTTTACTGCTGCTTCCTATTCTTCTCCTTCTGTCATGGATCCTTACAAGACTCTTAGGATCCAACCTGATGCTTCTGAATCTGAGGTCAAGAAAGCTTTTAGACAGCTTGCTTTGCAG TATCATCCAGATGTCTGCAGAGGAAGCAATTGTGGTGTGCAGTTTAGCCTGATCAATGAAGCCTATGAT aCTGCGATGAGTAATTTGAGGGAAGAACCAGATGAATCATCACATATGTACATGTCTTATGAGCCGTCGGATCAGGGAATTGACGAGCCTATGAGAGGAATGAACGACACAGATTGGGATATGTGGGAGGAATGGATGGGATGGGAAGGGGCTGGAATTCGTGACTACTCATCCCATGTTAATCCTTACAtttaa